The nucleotide window GTCAATTGATTGGTACGTCGAAAATACTGTCAAGAAATTGCCTGGTAACTCACTGCTTTCAATCTGATCTTTGTAGAAGAGTAACTTCTCTTGATTAGTCGTAGCAGGATAGCCTAAGTCTGCCGCTGCGATGTCCTCTAATTCATTATTGCTTTCTGCTTTAGTTACTTTTCTATCTGAACATACGGCAATAGCATCCATATTGAAGTTTGTATCTGCAGTCCAGCTTCTTAAAGTTTGAGAAAGAAGTTGAATACTTGGAACAAGATACAAAACTCGAAAAACATCCTTTTTCTCTAAAGCCATTTTTTCAGCAATCGCCATGGAAGTATAGGTTTTTCCTGTACCTGGAGCCATAATCAGCTTTCCACGTTCTGTAGTTTTAAATCCTTCCATTACTGCTTCGATTGCTGGAATCTGATGGACTCGTGGCTTTTTCTTTTCTTGAAGTTGTACAGCTGTAGGATTGCTAAAAGAAAATGAAGACCAATCAATCTTACTTTCTCTTAAATCTGCTAGAGATATACGAGCAATTGTTTTATCTCTAAATTTCAGAGCATCATCGGCATTGTTACTCCAACGGTCTGTCGTTGTAATAATAATCCCTTCCGCATAATATTGCTTTCCGACTTCATTTAAAAATGAGTCGATATGCGCTTTCTGAATAATCGTATCTTCTGAGTGAAATTTACATTGAATAGCGACTAACTCACCTGTTTCGTGTTTTCTTGCTACTAGATCTACTCCGGTATCTTTCTTAGGGATTTTATATTCAGCTGGAACATCACTCAATTTCCAGACTTTATCAAATAAACGAGCATACATTGGCTCGTTTTCAAAATAAGCAGCAACAAGTAATTCAAACAAAGTTCCTCGATCACGTTGTGCATGTGGAACTATATCAATTTCTTTAATTAGATCTATGAAAGAACGCATACCCTCACGAGCTGTAACATCAATATCCATTTCAATCCTCCTAAATTAGCCGAACGATAAAAAATATAGCTATTTTAAGTATAAATATAACCTTTAAAAAAGAAAGAAGAATTTATAAGTGGTTGAACTGAACCCCAAACAGTAGACACTTTAAAAAAAGAAACCGTTTTGGGGTTAATTCACATCAATCCGGGTCTTTTTTTAAAAAAACCGAATTTCGGGCGATGTACGTTAATAATTCCATTTGCCCCCCGTACCATTTTTCTACGAGTTCCATTGTAGGTAATTTAAATAAATCTTTTATAAATTCATCTTCGAGAGTTTCAACTGCTATGTAATCAGTCACTGTACTACGTGGCCAAGAGTGTTTCCCTTTCAAGGACGCCGGGACAATGCCTAATAGATTTCTTCCGAGTACTTCCGGATCTAGTTGTTGAACTTTCATTTCTTTTCCACCTTTCTTATTGAATAGCAACTTGACCCAAGGCATTTATTGCTGTTTTTTATTTAAAAATATTTAGCTTTAATGATTTGCAAAACCCTTCAAGTCCAGGGTAAATCGTTTCATGGGTTATGTTCATCTGAATCAGTTTGAACCACCAGTATTGTAAGTCATCGTTATCGAATATTAGTTTTACAGCTGTTTCTTCGCCGTTTAAAAGCCCATTCTCAATGCCATAATCTTTAAGAATGTCGTCAAATGTCATGTTAATTAAACTAGGGACTAAAAATAATCCTTGTTGAACCCTTAACCGGTGATTCTTTTCGATTGCGTGATACGGGTATAGAAAAGGTTTGATGGGATTGCGCGTGTCATAAAAAATTCTATTTCTTTGAAAAGCATTAACGGAAATGGATTCATTGAACTGGTTGATTTGCTTTAAATTTAATGCATAGATGCAAAACCTCTTCGTTGCTCCATCTAACGCAAAAAAGCTGGCGATAAATGGAGAATGGGTCCAATCCAGGAAGCGTGTGGGTGTTCCGTAGTGTTGCATGACGGAAAAAGTGGTCAATCTCTCTTCAAGCCAATCTTCCATAACATCATCATTTTTGGGCTCTGAAATTTGAAAGTTGGAATACAACTTATAAGAGGATTTAAATTCTTCTTCCATTTTTCGTTCGATTTCTACACATTTTTTATTGTCAATATCACTTTTAAATGCTTTACATTCTCGATGTAGGGAAGATTCCAGAAGCCATTGCTCTGAATTTTGCCCACGGTAAACCCAATGTTTATCACTGAATCGTTCAATATGTTGATTGAATTGTTTCCAATCCGTCACTATAATTTCTTTCCACAATGTCAGCACCTCGGTATATGCAAAGTATGCTTGCCTTATATTTCCATTTACTATTATACAAAACTTGAAGAAGGAAAAGTAGACTTCTTTATAGTTTATAGCTTTTATAAAATGAGGATTTTGAGAGGAAAAGAAAAGGTGACTTAGATCTACTTCTCTTTTTAAATATTCCTATTAAAACCTGTTCCAAAATCTATGCTGTACTTGAATCTATCAATATTGTCGGAAGTTTTGGTAAGCTTGAAAATATATTAATTATCCTGATTCTAAAATAGGGCGGAGGAAGAGGATGACCAATTTTGAATCTCTTATTCAGAACTTGTTTAAAGAAGAAATTGAAATATTTCTCGTGACAAAAAAAGAACATAAGACATTGAAAAAGAAGCGGTATTTAACGATGAAAGAAACAGCAGCAGAAACAGGGATTGATTCCTATGTACTTAGAAGGCTCACCTACGAAAGAGCAATGCCTCATCGGAAAGTTGGCAATCGATTGATATTTGATTTAAATGAGATACAGGATGCGATTCAGTCTTATAAGGAAAATCACTGGTCGGATAGTGAAGGGGTATGGGATGTCAAAGCGGTATTGCGAGAGTTAAAGGATAATGAAATTAAAAAGGAGGCACCACTCATGATTGATGAAGTTATCCGATCCATTATCCAAGAGGAGTTAGAAAAAATCGGAGAAGAACTTCGCCATAAGTCGGTAAAGGAAAGAGATTCCTACTTGGGGCGCACTGTATTAACACTTCGGGAAGCTGCAGAACATTTTCGCGTCAGTTATGGAACGATTAACCTCTTGATTAAAGAAGACGGTATGCCGCATTTAAAAATTAACAGTCGAAGACTTATTGTACTGGAAGAAGCGGAAGAATTCCTATGGCGAGAAACTGCAAAATCGTATAGCAATGATGGGAATATATATTGGCAGCGAATTCTTCAAAAAATAGATGCAGCAGAATCGAAACGAGTTTCTGCATATGAAAAAGCATTAAATAGATTAGAGAACTACCCTGATTAAAACAACTGCATTAGCTATCATAATAAAAAGCTGAAAATTATTATTTTTATTATGAAAATTATGTTTTAAAGCAAGTAGGACAACTAATGGCCAAGCATAAAGGAGACATAGTAGGTGGCGCGTTAAAACCCTAGCAAGCAAGTCTTCTAATAAGAAATAAAAAAGCTGTGCAGCAGGAGTTTTAAAACGGCATCAAGACACTGAGCATTGCTTCATCTTTTTAATATAAATGCTTAGCTTCAAAATTGAAGTTTCAGTGCTTTGTTTTGAGTTTCTTCTATAATTATAAAGAAATATCTAGATAGATAGAATCTTTGCAAGGAATACCAAATGGAATGTATGTTCCCTGTTTTGTTTATCTGTTATAGTAAGGAAAGACATAATTAACAAGGGGGAAGATCAATGAGCGTGCAATCCCATTTAAGTAGTTTATCTAGCGCATTGAATTTACAGCAAGAAGAAAAGGATAAAGTAAGTAAATCGGTAGATACTTTATCGAGCAGATTAAATACCTATTTTAGTCGAGATTTAGATGGTCACTTTAAATTCGGCTCTTATACTCGAAGAACAGTATTGCCGAGAAAAGCAGACGAAAACTCAGATGTTGATTACATGGTTGTCTTTAAAAATCCCTACGAATACAAACCTCAAACGCTACTCAATCATTTAAAAGCATTTGTGAATAAATACTATTATAGCTCTGAAATCTATCAATCTCACCCAACGATAGTGCTTGAGTTAAATCATATTAAGTTTGAGTTAGTTCCAGCCAAAAAGGATTTTTTGGGGAATCTATATATTCCTTCTCCGTCCTCCTCTTATACTGAATGGATGATTACCCAACCAAATACGTTTAATAGTAAGTTATCAGATGCCAATGCAACTTATCATAATCAAATTAAGCCGCTAGTCCGGCTATTAAAGTATTGGAATAGATTGAACGGAAGCCATCGCACTCCGTATTTACTAGAAAAGTGGGTTGTAGATAACTATTATTGGAACTGTATTAATATTAAAGAATTTGTCTACAGTACCTTTGAAAAACTCGATTACGATTACACAGATTCCCAGAATTACAAAGACAAAGTAAATCGGGCTAAAAGAATAATTGCAAAAACGAAAGAATTGGAAAGAGACAACTTGCCAATCTCAGCAGAGAATGAAATAAAAAAACTTTTTCCAAACTTTTAAGGGGTAATCTACATATGCTAAATGAGCGTGTGGATACAATAGATAGTTACTTTACTAAAGTTTCATCAATCAATACAATAAGTAACTGGCTATTTGTACTTTCAATAGTTTGTTCCTTTGCCGTATTTTTTTCTTCTGATATTACCTGGTTAAACTCTACTCTAAATATCGTCTTTATTGTCGTTACGGTATTATATGTTGTTGTAAGTAACTGGGTAAGTCTTTTTCTATTGAGAAATGCCCAAAGTAAAAGAAGAGTTCATTTGTTATCCAATTCATTTGGCATAAAACTGGATGATGAAGAGACATACAGGTATTATAATAACCCGCAAAGTCCTTCTGTTATCCGCTTAGGAGTTAATGTCTTCGAGAATACACTTTTCACATTGAGGGTAACAGAGGAAATGGCAAAAAGAGAAAGAGTCAAAAGTATTCTTTATCTTTTTGTATTGCTAGTGCTAATTTTAATACGGAAAACTGATCTAGATTTAATTGCAATTGTCGCTCAAACAGTATTCACAACAGGCTTAATAACAAATTGGATTAAATTAGAACTATTAAGAATCTCCAGTGATCGGTTACTTGTTGAGTTTAGACAATTATTCTTAACGGCGGAATCAAATATAAATAATAAGGTTAAAACATTGATTTTAAGCTTGGTTTTTCGTTATGAATCCTCTGTGGCAAGCATGGGAGTACACTTATCTAGCAAGATTTTTCACAAATTAAATTCAGAGGTAACTGCAGAGTGGGAAACGATTAAGAGAAATATATTTTCTTCAGTGGAGTAAGTCATAACTTAAAAACTGAATGAAAGAATTAATAGGAAGTCCTCATTACTAGAGGACTTCTTTTAATGTATTTTTTAATTCTGTGAATGTTGGTTTTCAAATTTTCTTACCAGCTTATAAAAGGTTGTCTTTTTAATGCCTAACTCTTCCATGGACTTTACTGCAGATAGTTCTCCTGCTTTCCAACGCCTATATACTTCTATAAATTCTTCCGTAGTCGTAGCTTTTGGACGACCGAAAGTGACACCGTTTTTTAGAGCAATATCAATGCCCTCGCGCTGCCGTTTCCGGATGCGCTCTCGTTCCTCTTCAGCCATCCAAGAAAGAATCTGCAAAACCAAATCTGCGATAAAGGTTCCCATGCTGTCTTTATATTGTGTGGTATCCAACAGTGGCATATCCAGCACCACAATATCTGCTTCGATATTTTTCGTGAGGTCATTCCATTCCTGGAGGATCTCTTCTTTGTTTCGGCCGAACCGATCCAGCGAGTGGATATACAAAATATCGCCTTTCCGAATAACCCGTTTCAGTAATTGATAGTTTGCACGCTCAAAGTTTTTCCCGCTTTGCTTGTCCAAATAAATATCCCGCTCATTGATGCCCATTTTTCGCATGGCTTCCAATTGACGGCCTTCATTTTGATCTTTGCTGCTGACGCGTATGTAGCCAAATTTGCGATGTTCCATAATTCACCTCTAAGAACGATTGTTTTCTCTAATTATACCTGAAAAGCGTTCGTAAAAGTGTTTGCAATTTCGCGAACGTTCGTAAAGTAATTTGATATGTTTACGAACGCTCTTTTCGGTCTTTTTTGGTCATTTTCAAACCGTTCGTAAACGTGTACTTTTACGAACGCTTTTATTTTAAAAATTCAATTATGTAAATTCATCTAACAGGAATTTTAAGTATAATAAATATAGTTTCTCATTTGTCAACTTTGGCAGACAGGAGTTGAGAGTATGCCTGAAGGAAATCACGAGAGAAAGAAGACGTGGAGTGCTTCTGAAATTGAATTTTTGAAAGAATTTCATGCAGAAAATTCATCGCTGTCTGAAATCGCCATGGCGCTGGGGCGCTCCGTATCGTCCGTACAGAATAAAGCACAAAAGTTAGGGCTATACAATAAAGGGGGAAACGATAATCAAAGGTGGACCGCCGAAGAAGTGGCGTACCTGGACGATCAGTGGGGAGTGCTGAATTATCATGCCATCGCAAAAAAACTGGAGCGCACACCAGAAGCCGTGAGAGTGAAAGCGTATGGTTTGGGGTACTCAAGCTTTTTGTTGTCCCAGGATGGCATCACCCTGACTGCGTTGGGTAAAGCGCTTCATGTTAACTACAGTACATTAAGACGTTGGGAAAGATTATATGGATTACCGGCACAGCCAGTGAAAACAACAGAAACACGGCGCAAACCGATTATCAGTCTCTCCGCTTTCTGGGAGTGGGCGGCGAAAAACAGAAACGGAATTGACTTTTCGCGTATAGCACCCCATGCCTTGGGAGTTGAGCCCGAATGGGTTAGAGAACAAAGGCAGCAGGATGTCCATGACAAACGAAAGAAAAAGCGGTATTCGAACTGGACAGAGACAGAAGAAAAATGGTTGCTGCTGCTTGTGAAACAAGGTAAGTATACCTATAAGGAATTAGCGGGTTTACTGAATCGACCGGAGAATACGATCGTGAAGAAATTGAACGATTGTAAGTTTACAGCCCGGCCATTGAAGGCTTCCCCTAGACGATGGAAGGAAGAGGATGTTGAGACGCTGCTGAACCTCCGAAGAAAGGGATTCACGCTAAGGGAAATTGCAGACCAGCTAGGACGATCGGAAATGGCTGTCAAAGGAAAATACCAGAAACTAAAAACCCGTGAAAGCAGTAGATAAAAGTGGGCTATTCTAAATTAATGAGACACAATAAAACACCTTCGAGATGATACACTGGGAACAGGGTTAGAAATCGGAGGTGTTTTTGTATGGGCGAAAACGCCTATTCAAGCGAAGTGACATGGACGTGGCTAAGGAAAAATTGAGCGATCAATTGACGACAAGGGAGTCATCGAGAAGCATAGCATCAAAAATGAATCATAAATTAAAATGTGGATGAATTGTATCGAGCGAATGCGCTGTACCGTTTTGATCAGCTGATCGGCAAGCAGTATATGCAGGGCCACGGCCCTGAAAACACAAGCGAAGACGAAAAGCGGAACAGGCAGATCGCTAACTTAAAAATGGTGAACGAAATCCTAAAAAAGTATGTGGAGATGGAAAAGGAGCTGAGAAAAAGCCTTCCAGCTTAAGAAGAAACTTAAAGGAAAATAGGTTATAAAAACGGCCTTGTTGACCCTTGGTGTGCCACGGTCTGCTTATACCGGTGGCTAACCGAAGGTATAGTTGAAATAATGACAGCCAAGGAAGAAGCAGTTAGTCAACTGTACCGCCAGACTAGCTGCCGCAATAACCACCGGAAAATCCGGCATCTCCTGAAGAAGCGATAGAGCATAAAACTGAATTGGAACGCCATGCAACGGATTTTGCAGAAGCACAACCTGCAGTGCCGGATAAAACCAAAGAGAAAGTGTAGCAGGAGTCTCATAGAAAGGAGAGTAGGTACATGGAATGGATTTATTTAGTGGCTGGCATTGGCCTATTGCTGTTCGTGACGATAGATGTTTTCTGGACAACGCTTTGGGTGGACGGAGGAGCCGGGCCCATCTCCAGCCGATTATCGAGATTCTTATGGAAGATGACGAGGGGAATCGGCAGGGGTCATCCTTGGCTGCTCAGTCTGGCAGGACCGGCTGTTTTGGCCATTACACTCGTAACGTGGATAGGGTTATTGTGGCTCGGCTGGCTGCTGGTTTTTTCCGGGGATATCCATTCGGTGGTTGATACACGCGATGACAAGCCGATCAACTGGAGTGAGCGGATTTATTTTACGGGGTATGTCGTGTTCACGCTTGGCGTTGGCGATTATGTTCCAAGAGAGGGTTTCTGGCAAGTGATCACCGCAGCTGCATCAGGAAACGGCTTTTTGTTTCTGACGCTTGGTGCCACATACACACTATCCATTCTCAATTCGGTCATACAGCAACGTTCGTTTGCTTCCAGTATTACCGCAATTGGCAAATCGGGAAGTGAATTTGTGAGAAACTCTTGGAATGGCACTGATTTTTCCGATATTAATTTGCTGTTAAGTTCCACTTCTTCACAACTCAGCACCCTGGCCGCACAGCACAAAGCCTATCCGGTTCTGTACTACTATCACTGTCCACAGGACGAACAAGCTGCATCAGTTGCAGTCACTGTCCTCGATGAAGCACTGACAATTCTTCGATTCGGCGTTCCTGAGCCGTATCAGCCGAATAGGGTATTGATTCAAGAAGCAAGATCAAGTATTGAGGGCTACTTGGATGCACTTTCACCCCGGCTCATTAAAACAGCTGGACAAGTTCCGTCCATAGCTAATTTAGACGATATTCGGATTTTAGGTTTGCCGACGATGACCGATAAAGAATTTAAAACAGAAGTTGAACAACTTCAGGGGCGCAGAAGAAAACTCCTCAATGCCCTTGAATCCGATGCGCGGCAATGGCCTTCTGGACAAACAGGCGGTACGTGAATATAACGAGGCCTGTTTTGTTATCTTTTTCCTTATGTTTTGCTTTCTTCTGCTGTGTATTGAAGACCGAGCAGCAATTTTTTACGTGAGGTCTTTCTGTTTCGTTCCCTTCATCTGTACTTGCGATTAGAAGGAAGATTTATAACTCCTTCAGATGAAACATCGGTTGTTTCCTTGCTGATTAGCAAGAATAACTGATTGGGGGTTATCCTGTTCTCCTGCATAGAGAGATTATCTTTTTTCTGCAATTCTTTGGAATGCCTAATGAATCAGCGGATTTCGTCTATTTATTGAAACATTCATTTTCAATTCTGCTATCTATAGAAAGGAGAAATCGCATTTCAGCAGGAGGATTCTGATGGATCCGTTTCATGAACCAATGAAAGCGTTTATTGAAAATGCCGGCTGGTTCGCTCCCGTTCTTTTTATTCTGCTGCATTCATCCGACCGCTGCTGTTTTTGCCCGTCGTTGTGGTATTATGCATCACGGGGCGTGGTGTTCGGCTTTGTCAAAGGAGCGCTGCTGTTTTATATCGGGCTGTCAATCGTCGCCCTCGTTACGTATGGGATGGTTGACAAGTTTCCGAAATTCAAAGGGAAGATCGATCACCTCAGGGAGAAACTTATGCACGATAAAACGATTTCCCTCGGTCAGGTCCTGATATTGCGTATTATGCCGTTCATCAGTTTCAATCTGCTGAGCGTGTATTTAATGGAAGTGACGAGTTCATATAAGGAGTATGCGCTGTATTCACTTCTTGGGCTGGCCGTTTTATACACGGCGTTCGGCAATGCGATTTCCACTCTGTCGTGACTTACCATGCCGCTCTTACTCTTCGTTCTGGTTGCCGCTTGCTTCTTCATCGGCAACATATATAAATCGCGTGCAGCTGCTGATTAACCAAATATCGGTAGGTTTGATTAGTATCTTGAATTAGTTTTCCCTGCCTCTTCTTTACGGGAATCGAAAGGAGAACCTGGTGTATGTTGATAAAATTTCTGCCAAGAGAAATAAGGAAATATTTTCGGATGTCCCGGCGGCAGCGGAAGCATGAAATACACCAGTCACTTTGGTTTAAACCACTGGCGTATGTCATGGCAGCTGCCGTCCTTGCAATTGTCACGCTCTTGATCGACATGCAAGTTGATCTCTCCGTACGCGCCAGCTTCTTTGCCTTCAATCATGAAGCGACCCGGACACTGGTAAGTACATTGATCGCTTCGATTTTGCTGCTGAGCGCTTTTACATTAAATATCCTGCTGGTATTTCTGACTACATTAAGCAGTCAGTTTTCACCGCGCATGCTGCAGGATTTTATTGCCACAAGAGAGACCCAGCATTTCGTCGGCCTATTCAACGGCAGTTTTATCTACGTGCTGCTCCTGTTTTTATTCATGAATAATTTTCGGCAGGATGAATTTGTCCTTGTTCCGCTGCTGACGGTATTGATGACGTTTAGTACGGCCATCATCTTCCTTTTTTTCATTAATCACGCCATCTATTGGATGCAAGTGCATAATATCACGTGGAATATGCGGCTTATCTCCGAAGAGATTATCCAAAAAACCCTGACAGAAGATATGGAAAAACTGAAAGTAGTGGAAGCAGGAGATCTTAAAGAAGAGTTCCGGAAACACGCAAAGATAGTGAAAGCACCTGAGGCTGGCTATATTCAGCTTGTTGATTTTCAAGGAATGGTCAGCGAGGCACAGAAAGAGGATATAATCCTTGCACTCCACGAACGGATAGGCGATTTCATGCTGGCCGGCAACCCACTGTTTTCCTACTGGGGACCAGGGGCATACAAAGTGGATGAAGACGCGTATACAAAATGCTTTGCATTCGGCAATAAAGAAACGGAAATCCAGGACAATTATGCGGCGATGAGCAAGCTGGCAGAAGTGGCCATCAAATCGATCAGCAACGGGGATCCCCGTTCGGCCGTCAATGCGATTTATCAGCTGGCCAACTTGATGCAGGTCTTTGACGAGCGCATTACATTTACACCCTATCTTGCTGATTCAGACAAGCAGGTCCGGGTGATTACCCGAGAGCAGCATTTTGAAGGCGCACTATATAGAGGTTTCGGAATGATCCGGCATTATGCGAAAGGCGATCTTCCGATTATCATTGAAATTGTGTCTGCCCTTCGAATGTTGGCTCAGTCATCAAACCCGATTCGCCATACCCACATTTGGCGTTTCGCTGAGAATACAATCGAAAATGTATCACAGGAAATCATTTATGATATTGACCGCGATTTGTTACTGGAAAAACTAGATCTGCTTGCAAATGCGACAGGCAATGGAACAGAGTACGAGAAGCTGAAAAAAACGATCGAGCAGAAAAAGGCGTAATACGAAAACTTGTGAAGTTCCAGACTCGGAACTTCATTTTTTACTGTCGTTTGTTCTAATCTCTATCTCATTCAGAAAAGGGTGCGAGAACAAGGATGAAGTCGCACAAGTGAGATTCTGCCAGGTTAGATGGGTGCGATTCCTGAAAACTTATTAACATGCAGGCAAATCGGGTAAACAGTAAAGATGGAAAGACAATGAATGGACTTACCAAATAAATTCAGGAAAGGAATCGATCAAAAGAGGTGATGGATAACATGAAGTTGGACGAAATTTTTCGAAATCAAAAGGCAGATGAACGGGCAGCTTGGCGGGAAACTGCAATAGGAAGTTACGGTATGGCCGCCAGTGCCGTAAAAGAAGCGACCGAAGTCGGAGAACGGGTGCTGGCAGACGGCGGGAATGCAGTTGATGCCATCATCGCCATCCAGTTTGCGCTAGCAGCAGTCGAGAGGATGGACACGGGCATCGGCGCCAGCGGATTCATCACCATCTATGACAGTGAACGGAATGAAACAAAAGTGATTAACGGGCACAGCCAAGCGCCAGCTGCCGTGAATCCGGAACTGTTTCTCGATGAAGAAGGAAATGTCGTGCCTTTTCTGAAACGGTCAACAAAAGCCGCGGCAGTGGGAATACCCGGCATTATGAAAGCGATGGAACTGGCGCATGAGCGTTACGGCACGATGCCGCTTGAACGGCTGATCAATCCGGCGATTGAGCTGGCTGACGGAGAGTACGAAGTGAAGTTTCTCTGGGATCAGGCGATAAAGTTCAACCACTTCCGGTTGGGAGAGGAAGCAAAGAAAGTATTTATGCCAGATGGCGTACCTCTCGTCGAAGGAGACACGGTGACACAGCAGGATCTCGCAAACACGCTGCGGATTATCCGGGAAGAAGGTTTTTGCGTCCGTCTATGAGGGAACAATCGGAGACGCCATCAGTGAAACCATTCAGGCGCTTGGCGGGCTGATGACAAAAAGAGATCTGGCGAATTACCGGGCTTCGATTGATGAACCGTTATGGAGCAGTTACAAAGAGTTCGATTTTGCATTTCCGGCTCCGCCGAACGGAGGCGGATTCGCTGTGGCACAGTTGCTGAAAATCCTTGAACCGGTTGATTTTAATCAGTACGGCCCCGACTCCTGGGAGAAGTATTATTTGATTGCCGAAGCGATGGAGATTGCCCTGTCGGATAAGAACGCCTATATGGGCGATCCGAATTTCGTGGATATTCCGATGGCCGGCCTGTTGCATCCCGATTATGTAGAGGAACGCCGAAAACTGATCAATTTCAAGGAACACAACGAGGCAATTGGTTTTGGTGACCCGTGGAAGTGCCAGGAAGGGGAGCCAGGTCGCTTGATTCAGCACGGGACTTCGGATGGCGGAACAGAGACGACTCACTTTACGGCTGTAGACCAATGGGGGAATGTCGCCGCCTGTACGTCCTCAATTGAACGGATGTTTGGATCGGGCATCATGGTCCCGGAGTACGGGTTTCTATTGAAC belongs to Planococcus lenghuensis and includes:
- a CDS encoding FRG domain-containing protein, yielding MWKEIIVTDWKQFNQHIERFSDKHWVYRGQNSEQWLLESSLHRECKAFKSDIDNKKCVEIERKMEEEFKSSYKLYSNFQISEPKNDDVMEDWLEERLTTFSVMQHYGTPTRFLDWTHSPFIASFFALDGATKRFCIYALNLKQINQFNESISVNAFQRNRIFYDTRNPIKPFLYPYHAIEKNHRLRVQQGLFLVPSLINMTFDDILKDYGIENGLLNGEETAVKLIFDNDDLQYWWFKLIQMNITHETIYPGLEGFCKSLKLNIFK
- a CDS encoding helix-turn-helix domain-containing protein, yielding MTNFESLIQNLFKEEIEIFLVTKKEHKTLKKKRYLTMKETAAETGIDSYVLRRLTYERAMPHRKVGNRLIFDLNEIQDAIQSYKENHWSDSEGVWDVKAVLRELKDNEIKKEAPLMIDEVIRSIIQEELEKIGEELRHKSVKERDSYLGRTVLTLREAAEHFRVSYGTINLLIKEDGMPHLKINSRRLIVLEEAEEFLWRETAKSYSNDGNIYWQRILQKIDAAESKRVSAYEKALNRLENYPD
- a CDS encoding SMODS domain-containing nucleotidyltransferase, whose translation is MSVQSHLSSLSSALNLQQEEKDKVSKSVDTLSSRLNTYFSRDLDGHFKFGSYTRRTVLPRKADENSDVDYMVVFKNPYEYKPQTLLNHLKAFVNKYYYSSEIYQSHPTIVLELNHIKFELVPAKKDFLGNLYIPSPSSSYTEWMITQPNTFNSKLSDANATYHNQIKPLVRLLKYWNRLNGSHRTPYLLEKWVVDNYYWNCINIKEFVYSTFEKLDYDYTDSQNYKDKVNRAKRIIAKTKELERDNLPISAENEIKKLFPNF
- a CDS encoding recombinase family protein → MEHRKFGYIRVSSKDQNEGRQLEAMRKMGINERDIYLDKQSGKNFERANYQLLKRVIRKGDILYIHSLDRFGRNKEEILQEWNDLTKNIEADIVVLDMPLLDTTQYKDSMGTFIADLVLQILSWMAEEERERIRKRQREGIDIALKNGVTFGRPKATTTEEFIEVYRRWKAGELSAVKSMEELGIKKTTFYKLVRKFENQHSQN
- a CDS encoding helix-turn-helix domain-containing protein; translation: MPEGNHERKKTWSASEIEFLKEFHAENSSLSEIAMALGRSVSSVQNKAQKLGLYNKGGNDNQRWTAEEVAYLDDQWGVLNYHAIAKKLERTPEAVRVKAYGLGYSSFLLSQDGITLTALGKALHVNYSTLRRWERLYGLPAQPVKTTETRRKPIISLSAFWEWAAKNRNGIDFSRIAPHALGVEPEWVREQRQQDVHDKRKKKRYSNWTETEEKWLLLLVKQGKYTYKELAGLLNRPENTIVKKLNDCKFTARPLKASPRRWKEEDVETLLNLRRKGFTLREIADQLGRSEMAVKGKYQKLKTRESSR
- a CDS encoding ion channel is translated as MEWIYLVAGIGLLLFVTIDVFWTTLWVDGGAGPISSRLSRFLWKMTRGIGRGHPWLLSLAGPAVLAITLVTWIGLLWLGWLLVFSGDIHSVVDTRDDKPINWSERIYFTGYVVFTLGVGDYVPREGFWQVITAAASGNGFLFLTLGATYTLSILNSVIQQRSFASSITAIGKSGSEFVRNSWNGTDFSDINLLLSSTSSQLSTLAAQHKAYPVLYYYHCPQDEQAASVAVTVLDEALTILRFGVPEPYQPNRVLIQEARSSIEGYLDALSPRLIKTAGQVPSIANLDDIRILGLPTMTDKEFKTEVEQLQGRRRKLLNALESDARQWPSGQTGGT
- a CDS encoding TVP38/TMEM64 family protein is translated as MDPFHEPMKAFIENAGWFAPVLFILLHSSDRCCFCPSLWYYASRGVVFGFVKGALLFYIGLSIVALVTYGMVDKFPKFKGKIDHLREKLMHDKTISLGQVLILRIMPFISFNLLSVYLMEVTSSYKEYALYSLLGLAVLYTAFGNAISTLS
- a CDS encoding DUF2254 domain-containing protein translates to MSRRQRKHEIHQSLWFKPLAYVMAAAVLAIVTLLIDMQVDLSVRASFFAFNHEATRTLVSTLIASILLLSAFTLNILLVFLTTLSSQFSPRMLQDFIATRETQHFVGLFNGSFIYVLLLFLFMNNFRQDEFVLVPLLTVLMTFSTAIIFLFFINHAIYWMQVHNITWNMRLISEEIIQKTLTEDMEKLKVVEAGDLKEEFRKHAKIVKAPEAGYIQLVDFQGMVSEAQKEDIILALHERIGDFMLAGNPLFSYWGPGAYKVDEDAYTKCFAFGNKETEIQDNYAAMSKLAEVAIKSISNGDPRSAVNAIYQLANLMQVFDERITFTPYLADSDKQVRVITREQHFEGALYRGFGMIRHYAKGDLPIIIEIVSALRMLAQSSNPIRHTHIWRFAENTIENVSQEIIYDIDRDLLLEKLDLLANATGNGTEYEKLKKTIEQKKA
- a CDS encoding gamma-glutamyltransferase; protein product: MKLDEIFRNQKADERAAWRETAIGSYGMAASAVKEATEVGERVLADGGNAVDAIIAIQFALAAVERMDTGIGASGFITIYDSERNETKVINGHSQAPAAVNPELFLDEEGNVVPFLKRSTKAAAVGIPGIMKAMELAHERYGTMPLERLINPAIELADGEYEVKFLWDQAIKFNHFRLGEEAKKVFMPDGVPLVEGDTVTQQDLANTLRIIREEGFCVRL
- a CDS encoding gamma-glutamyltransferase family protein produces the protein MQALGGLMTKRDLANYRASIDEPLWSSYKEFDFAFPAPPNGGGFAVAQLLKILEPVDFNQYGPDSWEKYYLIAEAMEIALSDKNAYMGDPNFVDIPMAGLLHPDYVEERRKLINFKEHNEAIGFGDPWKCQEGEPGRLIQHGTSDGGTETTHFTAVDQWGNVAACTSSIERMFGSGIMVPEYGFLLNNDLTDFDPEPGTVNEPGAGKYPVSSKTPTIGFHKGNPFFTLGSPGGYTIVASVLQVLVNVLEYKMDLKEAVRKPRLFNGPSHPVQVETEIGQEIRGKLESMGFEVEKAESPDIRIGDVQAILIDPSTGNLYGTADSSRPGAAMGLSESPDD